The following proteins are encoded in a genomic region of Plasmodium chabaudi chabaudi strain AS genome assembly, chromosome: 1:
- a CDS encoding fam-a protein: MNKTYIKVALALLSLAGYMQNVAFASETSADVTATNSLRQKNIHIENATYQDPNGQKSLEDDEILLPLEHANQASKLLLKLSETGVNDYSAYSTENKNCTIYSKKIGNMDIGRLHVTIPSASKYNDLLWKILDFDDNQKSDSKIINGIVSCAYWKDLFLFEKQSIDPNYTPFIKKYTLGAVFNTSRDTTVIVCPSRIINNNIEINQETDMKELYSNVKPIETDIDPEDALTQLGANISGFVIKRGDDDQVHVTYINAIHNGGDSTEFAHNKRERGLTYTNILSLAQHI; encoded by the exons atgaataaaacatatattaaggTCGCTTTAGCACTTTTAAGTCTAGCAGGATATATGCAAAATGTAGCATTTGCAAGCGAAACTTCCGCAGATGTTACTGCTACCAACTCCCTCcgccaaaaaaatat TCATATTGAGAATGCAACGTATCAAGACCCCAATGGCCAGAAATCCCTTGAGGATGATGAAATTTTACTACCACTAGAGCATGCAAACCAAGCTTCAAAACTTTTACTAAAACTTTCTGAGACCGGTGTAAATGATTATTCTGCCTATTCtacagaaaataaaaattgtactATATATTCTAAGAAAATTGGAAATATGGATATTGGAAGGCTTCATGTTACAATCCCATCTGCCTCTAAA tACAATGATTTATTATGGAAGATTTTGGATTTCGATGATAACCAAAAATCGGATAGCAAGATTATTAATg gaATTGTTTCTTGTGCATATTGGAAAGATTTATTCTTGTTTGAAAAACAAAGCATAGATCCTAATTATACAcctttcataaaaaaatatactttaGGCGCAGTATTTAAT ACATCACGTGACACAACTGTAATTGTATGTCCATCaagaattataaataataacattgAAATCAATCAAGAAACTGATATGAAAGAACTGTACTCCAATGTAAAACCAATCGAAACTGACATTGATCCTGAGGATGCATTAACCCAATTAGGTGCTAACATATCCGGATTTGTAATTAAAAGAGGCGACGATGATCAAGTTCATGTTACTTACATCAACGCT ATCCATAATGGTGGAGATTCTACCGAGTTTGCCCACAACAAAAGAGAAAGAGGTCTtacatatacaaatattctAAGCTTAGCACAACACATTTAA
- a CDS encoding haloacid dehalogenase-like hydrolase, putative, which produces MKRKLVQISLFFLLMCLCEAYSNEKKNKNGARIAKSNRLLSEIEENEVGIEVYKDQPIYKEQPVYDDQSLCEGQPNNEALVVRDKTGKPVDKNNLKNNIKIVFTDLNGTLLNSHHKASKLNIESLAKAYNKGIKIVFATGRPLYSVNYIIGKDVKQNNLSLMPGTYLNGCVTYGPNGERIIDNYIDEKLVMDIYNFSKENNLLRRIVWYSSEKAYAFEINEYIYECMAIEPIMPDIIDEETLKKTKIYQILIKLDKENLSSVLKIYQDKFSDRISVVNPLKTFVELFHHNTNKFEGVKALCKHFDISLNDALAIGDGENDIEMLKGVGTSIAVQNAPSKIKECAKYVAPSNNDDAVHHAIRTFCDI; this is translated from the exons ATGAAACGCAAATTAGTACAAataagtttattttttcttttaatgtGCTTATGCGAAGCATATAGTAACGAG aaaaaaaataaaaatggagcTAGGATTGCAAAATCGAATCGATTACTATCTGAAATCGAAGAGAATGAAGTAGGAATAGAAGTATATAAAGACCAACCAATTTATAAAGAGCAACCAGTTTATGACGATCAGTCACTTTGTGAAGGGCAACCAAATAATGAAGCACTCGTTGTAAGAGATAAAACTGGGAAGCCTGtcgataaaaataatttaaaaaataatataaaaatcgtTTTTACGGATTTAAATGGaacattattaaatagTCATCATAAAGCAtccaaattaaatatagaaagCTTAGCAAAGgcatataataaaggaataaaaatagtttttgCTACGGGTCGCCCACTGTATTCagttaattatataataggaAAAGAtgttaaacaaaataatttaagttTAATGCCCGGAACATATTTAAACGGCTGTGTCACTTATGGACCTAATGGTGAGAGAATAattgataattatatagatgaaaaattagtgatggatatatataatttttcaaaggAAAACAATTTACTTAGACGTATAGTTTGGTATAGTTCAGAAAAAGCATATGCATTTGaaattaatgaatatatttatgaatgTATGGCTATTGAACCTATAATGCCTGATATTATTGATGAagaaacattaaaaaagacaaaaatatatcaaattttGATTAAATTAGATAAAGAAAACTTATCAAgtgtattaaaaatttatcaaGACAAATTTTCGGATCGAATTTCTGTAGTTAATCCATTAAAGACATTTGTAGAATTGTTTCAtcataatacaaataaatttgaagGTGTAAAAGCATTATGCAAACATTTCGATATAAGTTTAAATGATGCATTAGCTATAGGAGATGGTGAAAACGATATAGAGATGTTAAAAGGCGTAGGAACTTCAATAGCAGTACAGAATGCTCCTAGTAAAATAAAGGAATGCGCAAAATATGTAGCTCCATCAAACAATGATGATGCGGTACATCATGCAATACGAACATTTTGTgacatttaa
- a CDS encoding CIR protein gives MRKHTEMCKLLLEGDSYFNGKDLDTNEIIKKTSIKGYCRNDRCKKNEARINALTLYIHMEFKNLIKKKSEYSNYDEWLLMWISDKLFKIHKEAKNIGEGRMDGTTLNQAYDTYLKDHKVGLDYWVLLDMIKGLKEANLKYMSEFYKLLNIICKTIVDYKDNGTESKKLSKNSISCRRQYRTLYNNIFECKSYLDLLNKLKGLYDDFRSSAIKKNGSKNNLETILQKLTLGNGTEMKAVRGFKTYDFSGSECKFPKKKKKPEKSSLQPSNQLKDSKRETPPTQKPEIKEPKQQLAPQLSQAPASNIQKDSPGSQGISGGTSDQLSKHGAISQNSDDGQNNPASNSGTPKNQADIPSVQDKAQETNPTTSENTGKERIQRSDIPDTGNKGDKLKVSDPISQDKQDHQPSEDKNPPIKSGSELKDDVKDIDKPPIDTDTQDGSSNGSETKQDKIDTSKGTDTGTGNPGSVSGGGQDGRIGDSGSGGGGAGLGTGGEPASIQNDKGSSGGGTRGTINVPDGQIPNGTQGGADTSQQGTNDQGTTSHQGGDTSGGANGDQEKSPGAPGITVNLQGSSNDGTEDSGSGTGSGAEGTGGITGNGKVGSNGGMGDQENTGSQVGGGGEPGETRDLQVNHGSQEGSNGDKGSQDGSGDADKGPSNTGSGQNDKEGSGGGPGSGSGSEPGSEQGSQGGSGGSDNGQGVKDSEGGGTGGGGGDTDSKGGGPSSDQGGNPGSDDQGNNSDGSSDLWQPLFKFVFNGMDKFNKASKFVNEHQQKFKDAKDKINNAFNEVKDNFKIFYDQSINHFSEFINNITDEFKQANTPKSGNLDNKPPQNSDNSQKSGDPSQPPPQDPSSPPDSPKGPSANTKSTTPIDPTSQNQPPSQSQPTTQQNPQDGTSDQKKIDKTNLQLVKSSSPDPNLKKTWSIIPTTWNGSEDCKPEITFMNTTLACCTSKQCSITGIPIILVLIPIILLIVCKYLSSEWRKEMTRKKNMTKVINVVGVNKTTKMVINSSDGKKQIQIIIKSSSQKKQTKKSINSVNRKKSPSLNMYQLMQADPVPFINLIFLLIFFVYKRKRDFIE, from the exons ATGAGGAAGCACACAGAAATG TGTAAGTTACTTCTCGAAGGTGATAGTTATTTTAATGGTAAAGATCTCGATACGAAtgaaattatcaaaaaaacaaGCATCAAAGGATATTGTCGTAATGATcgttgtaaaaaaaatgaagctAGAATTAATGCTTTGAccttatatatacatatggaattcaaaaatttaataaaaaaaaaaagtgagTATAGTAACTATGATGAATGGTTATTGATGTGGATAAGTGATAAATTGTTTAAGATACACAAAGAAGCCAAAAATATTGGAGAAGGACGTATGGATGGTACTACTTTAAATCAGGCTTAtgatacatatttaaaggATCATAAAGTAGGATTGGATTATTGGGTTCTTTTGGATATGATAAAGGGATTGAAAGAAGCTAATCTTAAGTATATGAGcgaattttataaattacttaatattatatgtaaaacAATTGTAGATTATAAAGACAACGGTACTGAAAGTAAGAAACTTTCTAAAAATTCTATCAGTTGCCGTCGTCAATATAGAACCCTTTATAACAACATTTTTGAATGCAAATCATATCTTGATTTattgaataaattaaaaggcTTATATGATGATTTTAGAAGTTCTGCTATTAAGAAAAATggttcaaaaaataatttagaaaCTATTCTTCAAAAACTTACACTAGGAAATGGAACAGAGATGAAAGCGGTGAGAGgttttaaaacatatgaTTTCAGCGGTTCAGAATGTAAATTccccaaaaaaaaaaaaaaaccgGAAAAATCATCATTACAACCTTCAAACCAACTAAAAGATAGTAAACGCGAAACACCACCAACACAAAAACCAGAAATAAAAGAACCAAAACAACAATTAGCACCACAATTATCCCAAGCACCGGCCtcaaatattcaaaaagaTTCACCTGGCTCTCAAGGTATATCTGGTGGTACATCGGATCAGTTATCAAAACATGGGGCTATATCACAAAATTCAGATGATGGTCAAAATAATCCAGCAAGTAATTCAGGTACTCCAAAAAATCAAGCAGATATTCCGAGTGTTCAAGATAAGGCACAAGAAACTAATCCAACCACGTCAGAAAATACAGGAAAAGAGAGAATTCAAAGAAGTGATATACCTGACACAGGCAATAAAGgtgataaattaaaagttTCAGACCCTATTTCTCAAGATAAGCAAGACCATCAACCATCCGAAGATAAAAATCCTCCAATAAAGAGTGGTAGCGAATTAAAAGATGATGTAAAAGACATAGATAAACCCCCAATTGATACAGATACTCAAGACGGTTCAAGCAATGGATCCGAAACTAAACAAGATAAAATAGATACATCAAAAGGTACAGATACTGGAACAGGAAATCCAGGTAGTGTATCAGGTGGGGGGCAAGATGGTAGAATAGGAGATTCAGGCAGTGGGGGAGGAGGTGCAGGTCTTGGAACAGGTGGTGAACCGGCTAGTAtacaaaatgataaagGAAGTTCAGGTGGTGGAACAAGAGGCACAATTAATGTACCAGATGGTCAAATACCTAATGGTACCCAAGGAGGTGCAGATACCAGTCAACAAGGTACAAATGACCAAGGAACTACAAGCCATCAAGGAGGAGATACAAGTGGTGGAGCAAATGGCGATCAAGAAAAATCACCTGGTGCACCAGGAATTACAGTTAATTTACAAGGAAGTTCAAATGATGGGACAGAAGATTCAGGAAGCGGAACAGGTAGTGGAGCAGAAGGTACGGGTGGTATAACTGGTAATGGAAAAGTAGGTTCAAATGGTGGAATGGGTGATCAAGAAAATACTGGTAGCCAAGTAGGTGGAGGTGGTGAACCAGGAGAGACACGTGATTTACAAGTTAATCATGGAAGCCAAGAAGGATCAAATGGGGATAAAGGAAGCCAAGATGGATCAGGAGATGCAGATAAGGGGCCATCAAATACAGGTAGTGGGcaaaatgataaagaagGATCAGGAGGTGGGCCAGGTAGTGGATCAGGAAGTGAGCCAGGTAGCGAACAAGGAAGTCAAGGAGGATCAGGAGGTTCAGATAATGGGCAAGGTGTCAAAGATAGTGAAGGAGGAGGTACTGGTGGTGGAGGAGGAGATACAGATAGTAAAGGAGGAGGCCCAAGTAGTGATCAAGGAGGTAATCCTGGATCAGATGATCAAGGAAATAACAGTGACGGATCAAGTGATTTGTGGCAACCCCTTTTTAAATTCGTATTTAATGGAATGgacaaatttaataaagcTTCAAAATTTGTTAATGAACATCAACAAAAGTTCAAAGATGCTAaggataaaattaataatgcaTTTAATGAGGTTAAggataattttaaaattttttacgaTCAATCCATAAATCATTTTAgtgaatttattaataatataactgACGAATTTAAACAAGCTAATACTCCCAAATCAGGCAACTTAGATAATAAGCCACCCCAAAATAGTGATAACTCGCAAAAAAGTGGAGATCCGTCGCAACCTCCACCACAAGATCCATCATCACCTCCAGATTCCCCAAAAGGTCCATCAGCAAATACAAAGTCAACTACACCAATAGATCCAACATCACAAAACCAACCACCTTCCCAATCACAACCTACCACGCAGCAAAACCCACAAGACGGTACATCtgatcaaaaaaaaattgacaAAACAAATCTTCAATTGGTAAAATCATCAAGTCCTGACCccaatttgaaaaaaacatggAGTATAATTCCAACTACATGGAATGGATCTGAGGATTGTAAACCTGAAATAACTTTTATGAATACCACATTAGCGTGTTGTACATCTAAACAGTGTAGTATAACTGGTATTCCAATTATACTTGTTTTAATAcccattattttattaattgtgTGTaag TATTTGTCATCTGAATGGCGAAAGGAAATGacgagaaaaaaaaacatgacAAAGGTTATAAATGTGGTTGGTGTAAATAAAACGACAAAAATGGTTATAAACTCAAGTgatggaaaaaaacaaatacaaataattataaaatcatctagtcaaaaaaaacagactaaaaaatcaataaaTTCCGTTAATAGGAAAAAATCTCCatcattaaatatgtaCCAACTTATGCAGGCTGATCCTGtaccatttattaatttaatttttttgttgattttttttgtttataaaagaaagcGCGATTTCATAGaatga
- a CDS encoding fam-a protein, whose product MNKFYIQIVFFLLSISLYVNNETLATEVAPEEDTPPEPKNRYPTSEEIYEKNKHRLCTDPEETSKVAEAMNDAVKYLECYATMDDDYKLCQNQYSSHMVLYKTKHNHAKVKRSHYEVYDSNEYNEVINKLWDPDHAKFPNGYSVKRKIERVYNPNLVLIQQRYKESIFGRWKYFYAFVTKAQISEDTTIIVMASGNINDHNPSNKEYKNTIVESANLFKIDIDSEDDIRKGKLKKVFVNIAGHFIHKSTLRVDVTNIESQECIVGESLDYSFIHI is encoded by the exons atgaataaattttatattcaaatagtttttttccttttaagCATCTCCCTTTATGTGAATAATGAAACCCTTGCAACTGAGGTTGCTCCAGAAGAAGATACACCACCCGAACCAAAAAATCGTTATCCTAC TTCagaagaaatatatgaaaaaaacaagcaCCGATTATGTACCGATCCCGAAGAAACTTCAAAAGTGGCCGAAGCTATGAACGACgctgtaaaatatttagaaTGTTATGCTACAATGGATGatgattataaattatgccAAAATCAATATTCTTCTCATAtggttttatataaaacaaaacacAATCATGCAAAAGTTAAAAGATCTCATTATGAGGTTTATGATTCCAATGAG TATAATGAAGTAATAAACAAGTTATGGGATCCCGATCATGCCAAATTTCCCAATGGTTACTCTGTTAAAA gGAAAATTGAACGTGTGTACAATCCAAATTTAGTATTGATACAGCAACGTTACAAAGAGTCGATTTTTGGCCGttggaaatatttttatgctttCGTTACAAAGGCTCAA aTATCAGAAGACACAACTATAATTGTCATGGCTTCaggaaatataaatgatcaCAATCCTTCcaataaagaatataaaaacactATCGTAGAAAGCGCaaatttattcaaaattGACATTGATTCTGAAGATGATAttagaaaaggaaaattaaaaaaagtgttTGTTAACATAGCCGGGCACTTCATTCATAAAAGCACATTGCGTGTTGATGTCACAAATATCGAATCT CAAGAATGCATTGTTGGAGAATCTTTAGATTATTCTTTCATTCacatataa
- a CDS encoding CIR protein: MSEELCEKINQIEEYITFDSTSQKYMVKNEILNSYCPGSENGGKGQCGSNEELLGSAFMALLVNFKGIEDEKLEDDKIYQYAVLWLSYKIRENPNIEFIRSTIPGILEKNQWYKELSKSADDKENTMGFHFIYLTNLYKFLKGICETINKCKGSPTSSECKQYGEKCSGLYRACLMHFPWKEICNPYCSVLSNLKNDYEKIREKYSLPELNLPQGLSDCNAECSKKASARPNGLPGLPVIPTSINNGNKLPYIAVPLVLIPIILGISYKYLTPVWRKKMKKKTMKKIINLSDPKKA, encoded by the exons ATGTCTGAGGAATtg tgtgaaaaaattaatcaGATTGAGGAATATATTACCTTTGATTCAACAtctcaaaaatatatggttAAGAATGAGATACTCAATTCTTATTGCCCTGGCAGTGAAAATGGAGGAAAAGGACAATGTGGTAGTAATGAAGAATTGCTCGGATCTGCTTTTATGGCATTGCTAGTTAATTTTAAGGGCATTGAAGATGAAAAGTTAGAGgatgataaaatttatcAATACGCTGTTTTATGGCTTAGTTATAAAATTAGGGAAAATCCGAATATAGAGTTTATAAGAAGTACTATTCCTGGCATACTTGAAAAAAATCAGTGGTATAAAGAACTTAGTAAATCCGCAGATGACAAAGAAAATACGATGGgatttcattttatatacttgACCAATCTTTATAAATTCCTTAAAGGAATATGTGAaacaattaataaatgtaaaGGCTCTCCAACCTCCAGTGAATGCAAACAATATGGTGAAAAATGTTCTGGATTGTATCGCGCATGTCTTATGCATTTCCCCTGGAAAGAGATTTGTAATCCATATTGTAGTGTATTgtcaaatttaaaaaatgattatgaaaaaattagagaaaaatatagcCTTCCAGAATTGAATCTGCCACAAGGATTATCCGATTGTAATGCGGAGTGTTCAAAAAAAGCTTCAGCCCGCCCAAATGGTTTACCAGGTCTACCAGTAATACCCAcaagtataaataatggaaataaacTACCCTACATCGCAGTTCCATTAGTTTTAATACCCATTATTTTAGGAATTTCATATAAG tATTTAACACCCGTATGGCgaaaaaagatgaaaaaaaaaaccatgaaaaaaattataaatttgagTGATCCAAAGAAAGCCTAA